In the Parasteatoda tepidariorum isolate YZ-2023 chromosome 3, CAS_Ptep_4.0, whole genome shotgun sequence genome, one interval contains:
- the LOC107455776 gene encoding DEAD-box helicase Dbp80 isoform X1: MLLITIFPLDNKNKQISYSFFTLGDYAIFEQPLNTDMTAEVTDLRQLLDYSRLSSKPVLRPWEVGSSPLSRSPTPERSTETKKRAFKRPIFDTPSPTDTNKNDAKVEANPTDDDDEIRLSAAEISIMRKILRTQLLVSSHEVEILRKNSDSPLYSVKSFEQLHLPENLLKGVYAMGFNAPSKIQETTLPTLLADPPVNIIAQSQSGTGKTAAFVLSSLARTDPDLHYPQVLILAPTYELALQIGEVAKKMAQFCEGIEFRMAVRGENLPRGSTITEHFVIGTPGKVFHWTRRDRFFDLEKLRIFVLDEADVMISTQGHHDQCLRIHRMVSKSCQMMLFSATYSSDVMSFAEMIITEPIIMQLKREQWTLENVKQFYVMCYTNEGKYSALSNIYGSISIGQTIIFCRTRRTAAWLGAQLTADGHSVGYLSGELETNQRLDALTRFREGKEKVLITTNVCARGIDVEQVTVVINFDLPVQVTGEADCETYLHRIGRSGRFGKRGIAFNMVIDENDLKILKDIETFFGKEIAKIDTDNVDDLEAIG, encoded by the exons ATGTTGCTCATAACAATATTCCCCCTtgacaacaaaaataagcaaatctcGTACTCCTTCTTCACTTTAGGTGATTATGCAATATTTGAACAGCCCCTAAACACAG atatgaCAGCTGAAGTGACAGACTTGCGTCAGCTTTTAGATTATTCTAGACTTTCTTCTAAGCCTGTTTTAAGGCCATGGGAAGTTGGCAGCTCTCCACTATCTCGATCACCAACTCCAGAAAGGTCTACAGAAACGAAAAAACGTGCTTTCAAGAGGCCTATTTTCGATACACCTTCTCCAACTGACACCAACAAAAACGATGCTAAAGTTGAGGCAAATCCTAccgatgatgatgatgaaattCGTTTGTCGGCGGCTGAAATATCCATCATGAGAAAAATTCTAAGGACCCAACTGTTGGTTTCATCCCACGAAGTTGAAATTTTGCGGAAGAACAGTGACTCTCCTTTGTATTCTGTGAAATCTTTCGAGCAACTCCACCTGCCAGAAAATCTGTTAAAAGGAGTCTATGCAATGGGCTTTAATGCTCCTTCCAAGATTCAAGAAACAACTCTTCCTACTTTGCTAGCGGATCCTCCCGTCAACATAATCGCACAATCTCAGAGTGGCACTGGCAAGACGGCAGCTTTCGTTTTGTCTAGTTTAGCAAGAACGGATCCGGACTTACATTACCCCCAGGTTTTGATATTAGCACCTACTTACGAGTTAGCCCTGCAGATTGGCGAGGTGGCGAAAAAAATGGCACAGTTTTGCGAAGGGATTGAGTTCCGAATGGCTGTTAGAGGCGAGAACTTGCCCAGAGGTTCCACAATAACGGAGCATTTTGTGATCGGAACGCCTGGAAAAGTGTTTCATTGGACTAGGCGTGATCGATTTTTTGATTTGGAGAAGCTGAGAATTTTCGTTTTGGATGAAGCTGATGTCATGATTTCGACTCAGGGGCATCATGATCAATGTTTGCGTATTCACCGCATGGTGTCTAAAAGTTGTCAAATGATGCTGTTTTCCGCCACTTACTCATCTGATGTGATGAGTTTTGCAGAAATGATTATAACTGAACCCATAATAATGCAGCTGAAGAGGGAACAATGGACTCTAGAAAATGTCAAGCAGTTCTATGTTATGTGCTACACCAACGAAGGTAAATATTCAGCTTTGTCCAATATCTATGGTTCCATATCAATCGGTCAGACCATTATATTTTGCCGTACAAGAAGAACTGCAGCTTGGTTGGGAGCCCAACTGACTGCTGATGGACATTCCGTTGGTTATTTATCTGGAGAATTAGAGACCAATCAAAGACTGGATGCCCTGACTCGCTTTAGAGAAGGGAAAGAAAAG GTATTGATTACAACGAACGTATGTGCTCGAGGCATTGATGTTGAACAAGTGACCGTAGTCATAAATTTTGACTTGCCCGTTCAAGTCACTGGTGAAGCTGACTGTGAAACCTATCTCCATCGAATAGGTCGAAGCGGAAGATTTGGAAAACGTGGCATTGCATTCAACATGGTGATCGacgaaaacgatttaaaaatattaaaagacattgaaacatttttcgGTAAAGAAATTGCCAAAATTGATACAGACAATGTTGATGATTTGGAAGCTATTGGCTAG
- the LOC107455776 gene encoding DEAD-box helicase Dbp80 isoform X2 encodes MTAEVTDLRQLLDYSRLSSKPVLRPWEVGSSPLSRSPTPERSTETKKRAFKRPIFDTPSPTDTNKNDAKVEANPTDDDDEIRLSAAEISIMRKILRTQLLVSSHEVEILRKNSDSPLYSVKSFEQLHLPENLLKGVYAMGFNAPSKIQETTLPTLLADPPVNIIAQSQSGTGKTAAFVLSSLARTDPDLHYPQVLILAPTYELALQIGEVAKKMAQFCEGIEFRMAVRGENLPRGSTITEHFVIGTPGKVFHWTRRDRFFDLEKLRIFVLDEADVMISTQGHHDQCLRIHRMVSKSCQMMLFSATYSSDVMSFAEMIITEPIIMQLKREQWTLENVKQFYVMCYTNEGKYSALSNIYGSISIGQTIIFCRTRRTAAWLGAQLTADGHSVGYLSGELETNQRLDALTRFREGKEKVLITTNVCARGIDVEQVTVVINFDLPVQVTGEADCETYLHRIGRSGRFGKRGIAFNMVIDENDLKILKDIETFFGKEIAKIDTDNVDDLEAIG; translated from the exons atgaCAGCTGAAGTGACAGACTTGCGTCAGCTTTTAGATTATTCTAGACTTTCTTCTAAGCCTGTTTTAAGGCCATGGGAAGTTGGCAGCTCTCCACTATCTCGATCACCAACTCCAGAAAGGTCTACAGAAACGAAAAAACGTGCTTTCAAGAGGCCTATTTTCGATACACCTTCTCCAACTGACACCAACAAAAACGATGCTAAAGTTGAGGCAAATCCTAccgatgatgatgatgaaattCGTTTGTCGGCGGCTGAAATATCCATCATGAGAAAAATTCTAAGGACCCAACTGTTGGTTTCATCCCACGAAGTTGAAATTTTGCGGAAGAACAGTGACTCTCCTTTGTATTCTGTGAAATCTTTCGAGCAACTCCACCTGCCAGAAAATCTGTTAAAAGGAGTCTATGCAATGGGCTTTAATGCTCCTTCCAAGATTCAAGAAACAACTCTTCCTACTTTGCTAGCGGATCCTCCCGTCAACATAATCGCACAATCTCAGAGTGGCACTGGCAAGACGGCAGCTTTCGTTTTGTCTAGTTTAGCAAGAACGGATCCGGACTTACATTACCCCCAGGTTTTGATATTAGCACCTACTTACGAGTTAGCCCTGCAGATTGGCGAGGTGGCGAAAAAAATGGCACAGTTTTGCGAAGGGATTGAGTTCCGAATGGCTGTTAGAGGCGAGAACTTGCCCAGAGGTTCCACAATAACGGAGCATTTTGTGATCGGAACGCCTGGAAAAGTGTTTCATTGGACTAGGCGTGATCGATTTTTTGATTTGGAGAAGCTGAGAATTTTCGTTTTGGATGAAGCTGATGTCATGATTTCGACTCAGGGGCATCATGATCAATGTTTGCGTATTCACCGCATGGTGTCTAAAAGTTGTCAAATGATGCTGTTTTCCGCCACTTACTCATCTGATGTGATGAGTTTTGCAGAAATGATTATAACTGAACCCATAATAATGCAGCTGAAGAGGGAACAATGGACTCTAGAAAATGTCAAGCAGTTCTATGTTATGTGCTACACCAACGAAGGTAAATATTCAGCTTTGTCCAATATCTATGGTTCCATATCAATCGGTCAGACCATTATATTTTGCCGTACAAGAAGAACTGCAGCTTGGTTGGGAGCCCAACTGACTGCTGATGGACATTCCGTTGGTTATTTATCTGGAGAATTAGAGACCAATCAAAGACTGGATGCCCTGACTCGCTTTAGAGAAGGGAAAGAAAAG GTATTGATTACAACGAACGTATGTGCTCGAGGCATTGATGTTGAACAAGTGACCGTAGTCATAAATTTTGACTTGCCCGTTCAAGTCACTGGTGAAGCTGACTGTGAAACCTATCTCCATCGAATAGGTCGAAGCGGAAGATTTGGAAAACGTGGCATTGCATTCAACATGGTGATCGacgaaaacgatttaaaaatattaaaagacattgaaacatttttcgGTAAAGAAATTGCCAAAATTGATACAGACAATGTTGATGATTTGGAAGCTATTGGCTAG
- the LOC139425258 gene encoding zinc finger MYM-type protein 6-like translates to MLGERSSNKIKPLSNNTVSRLIDEMAADVESKLIKFMREGKFALQIDDSTVFKLVKDYFVEKEIPLANVSACVTDGAPAMSGRHTGLLAHHKKELSVALHDTLQFVISGINKIKADSLNDRLFREFCRENDEDFERLPLHTDVRWLSKGDCLRRFFKSFDSVTEFLDTTDPVLCESLKQLKLETASLTDIFEKMYEINVELQGTNE, encoded by the exons aTGTTGGGTGAGCGATCGAGCAATAAGATAAAACCTCTGAGCAATAATACTGTTTCCAGGCTTATTGATGAGATGGCCGCAGACGTTGAAtcaaaactcatcaaatttatgagaGAAGGTAAATTTGCGTTGCAGATTGATGACTCAACT GTTTTTAAATTGGTCAAAGACTATTTTGTGGAAAAAGAAATTCCCCTTGCAAACGTAAGTGCTTGTGTGACAGATGGTGCTCCTGCCATGTCTGGTCGTCATACTGGGCTTCTAGCGCACCATAAAAAAGAA ttGAGTGTTGCCCTGCATGACACTTTACAATTCGTCATTTCTGGCATCAATAAAATCAAAGCTGATTCTCTCAATGACCGTTTGTTCCGAGAATTTTGCCGTGAAAATGATGAAGATTTCGAACGCTTGCCCCTACATACAGATGTGAGATGGCTTTCAAAAGGAGACTGTTTGCGTCGTTTTTTCAAATCGTTTGACTCGGTTACTGAGTTTCTCGACACCACTGATCCTGTTTTATGTGAGAGTTTGAAGCAACTCAAGTTAGAAACTGCGTCCCTCacggatatttttgaaaaaatgtacgAAATCAACGTAGAACTTCAAGGAACTAAtgaataa
- the LOC107455771 gene encoding uncharacterized protein encodes MGSILNLHSFYFFLILACSFLEIYGRGGFGGGRGGSGGGRGGSRGGYRSRSSSGSSASSRYKPSSGSSSGSSSSGSSGSSSSSSSISKSGGNYGSKSGGTSKSSANQGSSFRAIPIYINHNHRMNEDILNLNRINDNYDRKSQEHHESKIDAMETRRPWIYRYTTSRPRNILKAKPRDNALEYRNWRKLSEPSDPFQGRIDEINENSRKMKELSVFDSYGDRRNRFQKRHICEGSQCFHEGGRKMGDDITAVNPRHAQNSKSERRKRNVSF; translated from the coding sequence CTATGGCAGAGGAGGTTTTGGTGGAGGCAGAGGAGGTTCTGGTGGAGGCAGAGGAGGTTCTAGAGGCGGATACAGAAGTCGTAGCAGCTCTGGATCAAGCGCTAGCAGCAGATATAAACCAAGCAGTGGTAGTAGTTCTGGATCAAGTAGCAGCGGTAGTTCCGGATCAAGTAGTAGCAGTAGTTCCATATCAAAAAGCGGTGGTAACTATGGATCAAAAAGTGGTGGCACTTCTAAATCTAGTGCAAACCAAGGAAGCAGTTTCAGAGCTATCCCAATTTATATCAATCATAATCACAGAATGAATGAAgacattttgaacttaaatcGGATCAATGATAATTATGATCGTAAATCCCAAGAACATCATGAAAGTAAAATAGATGCTATGGAAACCCGTAGACCATGGATATACCGCTACACAACGTCTCGACCCAGGAATATTCTAAAAGCGAAACCTCGAGATAATGCGTTGGAATATCGAAACTGGAGAAAATTAAGTGAGCCATCCGATCCTTTTCAAGGACGAATAGATGAAATAAACgaaaattccagaaaaatgaaagaattgtCAGTCTTTGATTCATATGGAGATCGTAGAAATCGCTTTCAGAAACGTCACATTTGTGAGGGATCCCAGTGTTTCCATGAGGGAGGAAGAAAAATGGGGGATGATATAACCGCTGTCAACCCCAGACATgctcaaaattcaaaaagtgaaaGACGAAAAAGAAACGTCTCTTTTTAA